From Nitrospinaceae bacterium, one genomic window encodes:
- a CDS encoding carboxymuconolactone decarboxylase family protein, translated as MDSAEKQALIDQMQADRGWVLPEQEFYINKDPEYHVRQSALYNHVIKREGALSEKFREMIIISALCVRLPGIETETYVKNHMRQALDLGATEEEIFEGVQCLFFPAGGPSVMMGMKCLNAVLEERKASS; from the coding sequence GTGGATTCAGCGGAAAAACAAGCATTGATAGATCAGATGCAAGCGGACAGAGGATGGGTTCTGCCTGAGCAGGAATTCTATATCAACAAGGACCCAGAATATCACGTCAGGCAGAGCGCTCTCTACAATCATGTAATCAAACGTGAGGGGGCACTATCCGAAAAATTCAGGGAAATGATTATCATCTCCGCCCTGTGTGTACGCTTGCCCGGTATAGAGACGGAAACCTACGTCAAGAATCACATGCGCCAGGCTCTAGATTTGGGGGCAACAGAGGAGGAAATCTTCGAGGGTGTTCAATGCCTGTTTTTCCCTGCGGGCGGCCCGTCCGTTATGATGGGCATGAAGTGTCTGAATGCTGTCCTTGAGGAAAGAAAAGCTTCTTCTTGA
- a CDS encoding tripartite tricarboxylate transporter substrate binding protein, with the protein MLKRGILWVGAMAAAVVLVAAPQAGAAKYPIKPIKVILATGAGGSHDMHCRAVASVIHEYLGQPFLCTIRGGAGGKIGMTALKRSKPDGYTIALGSNSHFGIAPHARDMGFDPKTDFIPVFQVNGSPFMLVTKSTTPWKTYKDLIDDAKKRPGKISISSNGAWGSSHLGIIQIMRAAKVKFKHVPFRGGGKAWQAMYGGHTDLGWANVTTGGTLGRVKSGDLTLIATASRKRMPEFPNHPTFYELGVDYEYKSWRVFIAPKGVPQDRIATLQAALHKALKSKTLKRLVKKFGEKLEPLSGPKLKEAYLGQIDFYGKVFKDMGFKKKKK; encoded by the coding sequence ATGCTGAAAAGAGGGATTTTATGGGTAGGGGCCATGGCCGCAGCCGTGGTGCTCGTAGCAGCACCCCAGGCCGGGGCGGCGAAATATCCGATTAAGCCCATCAAGGTGATTTTGGCTACCGGCGCGGGCGGCTCGCACGACATGCACTGCCGGGCGGTGGCGAGTGTTATTCACGAATACTTGGGGCAGCCTTTTCTGTGCACGATTCGCGGCGGGGCAGGGGGCAAGATCGGCATGACCGCTCTCAAACGCTCGAAGCCCGATGGCTATACCATCGCTCTCGGCTCGAACTCTCATTTTGGAATCGCGCCCCACGCGCGCGACATGGGTTTTGATCCCAAAACAGATTTCATTCCGGTTTTCCAGGTCAATGGTTCCCCATTCATGCTCGTGACAAAAAGCACGACGCCATGGAAGACTTATAAGGACCTGATCGACGACGCCAAAAAACGCCCCGGCAAGATTTCGATCTCCTCGAACGGTGCCTGGGGCTCAAGCCATCTGGGTATTATTCAGATCATGCGGGCCGCGAAAGTCAAGTTCAAGCACGTGCCCTTCCGGGGCGGCGGCAAAGCCTGGCAGGCCATGTATGGTGGCCACACGGATTTAGGTTGGGCAAACGTAACCACGGGCGGCACCTTGGGCCGGGTCAAGAGTGGCGATCTTACCTTGATCGCCACGGCGTCCAGAAAGCGCATGCCTGAGTTTCCCAATCATCCCACGTTCTATGAACTTGGGGTAGACTATGAGTATAAATCCTGGCGCGTATTCATCGCCCCCAAAGGGGTGCCCCAGGATCGCATTGCCACTCTACAGGCGGCACTTCACAAGGCTTTAAAGAGCAAAACCCTCAAAAGACTGGTCAAAAAATTCGGCGAGAAACTTGAGCCGCTATCGGGTCCCAAACTTAAGGAAGCATACTTGGGCCAGATCGATTTTTACGGCAAAGTCTTCAAAGACATGGGATTCAAGAAGAAGAAAAAATAA